A genomic region of Apteryx mantelli isolate bAptMan1 chromosome 12, bAptMan1.hap1, whole genome shotgun sequence contains the following coding sequences:
- the LOC136993209 gene encoding PHD finger protein 7-like, whose protein sequence is MSCFACGERGAAINCQEKGCSRSFHLPCASENGCVTQFFKAFCSEHRPEQAVPVRPDAHTTCIICMEPVDENLSSGTMVCPSCKGAWFHRGRIQGQATSAGRECFRCPQPPAWEEDGRYEELYERHSQCDAGQCLHREGRQQAEESGPWELLLCSSCAPKGTHRRCSAVAADMDAWECDGCAGTGPGIHWAYCGLDTCLLGGLADTMYIIGEAPEVADPGLVMLVSKKVKRFLQLMPGKQRFGAYRFLPFFFLLGGAMEWFMINVRIGKETFCK, encoded by the exons ATG agctgctttgcttgcggcgagcgcggagctGCAATTAACTGCCAGGAgaagggctgcagccgcagcttccacctcccctgcgcctccgagaacggctgcgtgacgcagttcttcaaggcg ttctgctcggagcaccgcccggagcaggcggtgcccgtgcgtcccgacgcacacaccacctgcatcatctgcatggagccaGTGGATGAAAACCTGTCCTCTggcaccatggtgtgcccgtcctgcaaaggggcctggttccaccggggccgcatccag ggacaggccaccagcgcgggcagggaatgCTTCCGCTGCCCGCA accaccagcctgggaggaggacgggagatatGAAGAGCTTTacgagaggcacagccagtgtgatgccggccagtgcctccatcgggaaggcaggcagcaggcggaggagagcgg gccctgggagctgctcttatgctcctcctgcgcACCCAAAGGGACGCACCGACGGTGCTCGGCTGTGGCAGCCGACATGGATGCCTGGGAATGCGACGGGTGCGCCGGCACGGGCCCCGg GATTCACTGGGCTTACTGCGGGCTTGATACCTGCCTGCTtggaggtcttgcagacaccatgTATATTATTGGGGAAG CTCCTGAAGTCGCTGATCCCGGCCTGGTCATGCTGGTGAGCAAGAAGGTGAAGCGCTTCTTGCAGCTGATGCCCGGGAAGCAGCGCTTCGGCGCCTACCGGTTCCTGCCCTTCTTCTTTCTGCTCGGGGGAGCGATGGAGTGGTTCATGATCAACGTCCGTATTGGCAAGGAGACGTTTTGTAAGTGA